Proteins from a genomic interval of Polaribacter sejongensis:
- a CDS encoding heavy metal translocating P-type ATPase has translation MKSTQCYHCGDSCDDNLIKFDEKSFCCNGCKTVYEIFSENDLTCYYNFQDNPGAIPSEIQGKYDFLDTTEIAEKLLDFNDGNTQIATLYIPHIHCSSCIWILENLHKLNDKISSSQVDFPKKQVRVTFNSEKTTLKEIVLLISSIGYEPYISLDDYEGGKKAVDRSLIYKLGIAGFAFGNVMFLSFPEYFEVDGFWIEKYKTLFRWLMFAFSLPVVFYAGQGYFVSAFKGLRSKILNIDVPIALGILVLFIRSTVEIIFDLGTGFFDSLTGLVFFLLLGKFFQQKTYNFLSFERDYKSYFPIAVTRITSKGKEENVAIYDIEKGDRLLIRNQELIPTDGILINGTADIDYSFVTGEAEPVSKKSGDKLFAGGKQLSGVIEMEVLASVSQSYLTQLWSNDVFNKDNKSPFKTITDTISKNFTILVLLVAFLSTSFWLFYDASKALNVFTAVLIIACPCAIALAAPFTLGNMLRIFGREKFYLKNATVVEQLAAIDSIIFDKTGTLTTHKENTISYDGVQLNHQEKSVLKSALRASNHPLSRTLYESLEEVEVLAISNFKEIVGKGIEVSCKDVKLKLGSSSFVKNNEDISALDTSVYVSFNEIYKGKFTFKNSYREGVKSLFESLKKEYDLSVVSGDNEGERVYLEENLPKGTNLLFNQKPEDKLEVVADLQQKHQKVMMIGDGLNDAGALAKSDVGIALSENINVFSPACDGILDASKFNKIGAYILASKKAIKVIKYSFILSLCYNVIGLYFAVTGQLIPVMAAILMPLSSISIVVFTTISTNLIGNKIK, from the coding sequence ATGAAATCTACACAATGTTATCACTGTGGTGATTCTTGTGATGATAATTTAATAAAGTTCGATGAAAAGAGTTTCTGTTGCAATGGTTGTAAAACTGTTTATGAAATTTTTTCTGAAAACGATTTAACTTGTTATTACAATTTTCAAGACAATCCAGGAGCAATCCCATCTGAAATTCAAGGAAAATATGATTTTCTAGATACGACAGAAATAGCGGAGAAATTATTAGATTTTAATGATGGAAATACGCAGATTGCAACCCTTTATATACCTCATATTCATTGCAGCTCTTGCATTTGGATATTAGAAAACTTACACAAATTAAATGATAAAATATCTTCGTCTCAAGTAGATTTTCCGAAGAAACAAGTAAGGGTTACTTTTAATTCTGAAAAAACCACTTTAAAAGAAATTGTTCTTTTAATAAGCTCTATTGGTTATGAACCTTACATTAGTTTAGATGATTATGAAGGCGGCAAAAAAGCTGTAGACAGAAGTCTAATTTATAAATTAGGGATTGCGGGTTTTGCATTCGGAAACGTTATGTTTCTTTCTTTTCCAGAGTATTTTGAAGTAGATGGTTTTTGGATAGAGAAATATAAAACGCTCTTTAGGTGGTTAATGTTTGCTTTTTCTTTACCGGTTGTTTTTTATGCAGGACAAGGTTATTTTGTTTCTGCTTTTAAAGGGTTGCGATCTAAAATTTTAAATATTGATGTTCCTATTGCGCTGGGTATTTTAGTTTTATTTATAAGGAGTACTGTAGAAATTATTTTCGATTTAGGAACTGGTTTTTTCGACAGTTTAACTGGGTTGGTTTTTTTCCTTTTATTAGGGAAGTTTTTTCAGCAGAAAACATACAACTTCCTGTCTTTTGAACGAGATTATAAATCTTATTTTCCTATTGCAGTTACGCGTATAACTTCTAAAGGAAAAGAAGAAAATGTGGCTATTTATGATATTGAAAAAGGAGATAGATTGCTTATTAGAAACCAAGAATTAATTCCTACGGATGGTATTCTTATCAACGGAACTGCAGATATCGATTATAGTTTTGTTACCGGAGAAGCGGAACCAGTTTCTAAAAAATCTGGAGACAAGTTATTTGCTGGAGGTAAGCAACTTTCAGGAGTGATAGAAATGGAGGTTTTAGCTTCTGTTTCTCAAAGTTATTTAACGCAATTATGGAGCAATGATGTGTTTAATAAAGATAATAAATCACCTTTTAAAACCATTACAGATACAATTAGTAAGAATTTTACAATACTAGTTTTACTCGTTGCTTTCTTGTCTACTAGTTTTTGGTTGTTTTATGATGCAAGCAAAGCATTAAATGTGTTTACTGCAGTTTTAATTATAGCATGTCCTTGTGCAATTGCTTTAGCAGCACCATTTACTTTAGGAAATATGCTACGTATTTTTGGTAGAGAAAAATTCTATTTAAAAAATGCAACGGTTGTAGAACAACTGGCAGCTATAGATTCTATTATTTTTGATAAAACAGGTACGTTAACCACACATAAAGAAAATACGATTTCTTATGATGGTGTTCAATTAAATCATCAAGAAAAAAGTGTTTTAAAAAGTGCTTTAAGAGCCTCTAACCATCCATTAAGTAGAACATTGTATGAGAGTTTAGAAGAAGTAGAAGTTCTTGCAATTTCCAATTTTAAAGAAATTGTAGGTAAAGGAATAGAGGTAAGCTGTAAAGACGTAAAATTAAAGTTAGGTTCTTCTTCTTTTGTGAAAAATAATGAAGATATATCAGCTTTAGATACTTCTGTATATGTTAGTTTTAATGAGATTTATAAAGGAAAGTTTACATTCAAAAATTCTTACAGAGAAGGTGTAAAGTCTTTATTCGAATCTTTAAAAAAAGAATATGATTTATCGGTTGTTTCGGGAGATAATGAAGGTGAAAGAGTTTATCTAGAAGAAAATTTACCAAAAGGCACCAATTTGTTATTCAATCAAAAACCAGAAGATAAATTAGAAGTAGTAGCAGATCTTCAGCAAAAACATCAAAAAGTAATGATGATTGGAGATGGTTTAAATGATGCTGGAGCTTTGGCAAAAAGTGATGTTGGTATTGCGTTATCAGAAAATATTAATGTGTTTTCTCCTGCTTGTGATGGTATTTTAGATGCATCAAAATTTAATAAAATAGGAGCCTATATATTGGCTTCTAAAAAAGCGATTAAAGTTATAAAATACAGTTTTATACTGTCTCTTTGTTATAATGTAATAGGATTGTATTTTGCTGTAACGGGACAATTAATACCTGTAATGGCAGCAATTTTAATGCCTTTAAGTTCTATAAGTATTGTGGTTTTTACAACAATTTCTACCAATTTAATCGGAAATAAAATAAAATAA
- a CDS encoding Crp/Fnr family transcriptional regulator, translating to MSKCEQCIIRQFNSLQHLTKEELVKISNCKTTKVIKKGEAIFEEGERLKGVFCIKDGVCKVSKMSENGRNQIISLVTKGDLLGERSLISDEASNLKAVALNDMQVCFIPKEEILKDLSKNPNFTMNVLKDMAQTLKQADNVIVDMAQKTVKQRLAETLLNLHKKFGTNREDTIDIHLSREDIANIIGTATESAIRLLSELKKKNIIEFKGKDISILNSVELDKIAQGF from the coding sequence ATGAGTAAATGCGAGCAATGTATTATTCGTCAATTTAATTCCTTACAACACTTAACTAAAGAAGAGTTGGTTAAGATTTCTAACTGTAAAACAACTAAAGTTATAAAAAAAGGTGAGGCTATTTTTGAGGAAGGCGAGCGATTAAAAGGTGTTTTTTGTATTAAGGATGGTGTTTGCAAGGTTTCTAAAATGAGTGAAAATGGTAGAAATCAAATTATTAGCTTGGTTACCAAAGGTGATTTATTAGGAGAAAGAAGTTTAATATCCGACGAAGCATCTAATCTTAAGGCAGTTGCCTTAAATGACATGCAAGTCTGTTTTATTCCTAAAGAAGAAATTTTAAAGGATCTATCTAAAAACCCAAACTTTACCATGAATGTGCTTAAAGATATGGCACAAACCTTAAAGCAAGCTGATAATGTTATTGTAGATATGGCTCAAAAGACCGTGAAGCAACGTTTAGCCGAAACACTTCTAAATCTACATAAAAAATTTGGTACAAACAGAGAAGACACAATAGACATTCACCTTTCTAGAGAAGACATTGCTAATATTATAGGAACAGCCACAGAGTCTGCAATCCGCTTACTTTCTGAGTTAAAAAAGAAGAATATTATTGAGTTTAAAGGAAAGGATATTTCAATATTAAATAGTGTTGAATTAGACAAAATTGCTCAAGGATTCTAA
- a CDS encoding DUF58 domain-containing protein has protein sequence MNLSEVKSDIKNLDLLAKQVVEGFITGIHKSPFHGFSVEFSEHKLYNKGESTRHIDWKLFAKTEKLYTKKYEEETNLRCHIIIDNSASMHYPMVKKQTVDNLNKVGFSAVASASLMEILKRQRDAVGLSIYGDSYEYYAPEKGSERHRKMLLHQLEQLLVSESKSSTETYKYLHEIAEKIHRRSLIFVFTDMFQPNKDNETLFEALKHLKFNKHEVVLFHTYDGETEFNFNFDNNPKKFVDVETGEEINIYAENIREKYTALVGDYFKELKNKCLQYKIDYIPVDIRKGYNEILTAYLISRKKI, from the coding sequence ATGAATTTATCTGAAGTGAAATCAGACATTAAAAACCTAGACTTACTTGCTAAACAAGTGGTAGAAGGTTTTATTACGGGAATTCATAAAAGTCCGTTTCATGGATTTTCTGTTGAATTTTCTGAGCATAAATTATATAATAAAGGAGAAAGTACGCGTCATATAGATTGGAAACTGTTTGCAAAGACAGAGAAGTTGTACACTAAAAAATATGAAGAAGAAACCAATTTAAGGTGTCATATTATTATAGACAATTCTGCATCCATGCATTATCCTATGGTAAAAAAGCAAACGGTAGATAATTTAAACAAAGTTGGATTTTCTGCAGTTGCCTCGGCATCATTAATGGAAATACTAAAAAGACAAAGAGATGCAGTTGGTTTAAGCATTTATGGCGATAGTTATGAATATTATGCTCCGGAAAAGGGGAGCGAGCGACACAGAAAGATGTTGTTGCATCAATTAGAGCAATTATTGGTTTCAGAATCTAAGTCTTCTACAGAGACCTATAAATACTTGCATGAAATTGCAGAGAAAATACACAGGCGTTCATTAATTTTTGTTTTTACAGACATGTTTCAACCAAATAAAGATAATGAAACACTTTTTGAAGCTTTAAAACATCTTAAATTTAATAAACATGAGGTTGTTTTGTTTCATACGTATGATGGAGAAACAGAATTTAACTTCAATTTTGACAATAATCCTAAAAAGTTTGTGGATGTTGAAACCGGAGAAGAAATTAATATATACGCAGAAAACATTAGAGAAAAGTACACTGCGTTAGTTGGTGATTATTTTAAAGAATTGAAAAATAAATGTTTACAATATAAAATTGATTACATCCCTGTAGATATACGTAAAGGATACAATGAAATTTTAACGGCATATTTAATTAGTAGAAAAAAAATATAA
- a CDS encoding M1 family aminopeptidase, giving the protein MKFYLSLIVCLLIFISCDKQESQLKLEKGISFELAKYRKQQIADVIYDVHFKIPKEKEKAIAAILEVKFTVIDLENDVYLDFNEDASKLKSIKVNGEISEINHQKEHVIIDKKRLSLGENTIEILFEAGEKSLNRNEEFLYTLLVPDRASTLFPCFDQPDIKAKYNLKITAPKDWQVLASGFEESSVELDGFTEHTFATSDLMSTYLFSFVTGKFTSATKNPGAFDMRFLYRENDAEKISESVDEVFQIHQKSIDFLEEFTQVKFPFQKMDFAAIPPFQYGGMEHVGAIQYRQSSLFLDKNATQKQKISRAKLIAHETSHMWFGDLVTMRWFNDVWMKEVFANFMADKIMNPVFPEVNHELNFMMTHYPNAYSEDRTKGTNAIRQYLGNLKDAGSLYGRIIYNKAPIMMRQLEALLGEEAFKEGVQEYIKKYQNSNADWNELVAILDNKSPGNIKNWSDVWVNSSGRPVFYEEIELNDKGNVSKFIIHQKAEDGSNKVWTQSFKIKLIDKRGYEKIINLKNMGKSFDITSATKDFKPGQVLYNTNGFGYGVFPIYKKEVDTYQHLNDEVSRGSQYINLYENMLIGEVTPLETFQVYTSAIKVEKNELITNYLSGRIQTIFWSFLTEEEQNEVQQKVEKEVLGLLESNVSKNIKRTLFGLYQSVAISERGKETLYKIWNKDKEINNLFLNESDFSSLAMTLAVLEHAKAIGILQEQQTRISNNDRLDRFKWLLPSLSADVQVRDAFMTSLLEKENRENESWVEAGLKNIHHPLRQKEATKHLKSVLETLEEVQLTGDIFFPKGWLASSIGQYSSKEAKVVLDPFLEEHPDYNAILLKKLLQTTDNLTRAQNIKK; this is encoded by the coding sequence ATGAAATTTTATCTATCATTAATAGTTTGCCTACTCATTTTTATTTCTTGTGATAAACAAGAGAGTCAATTAAAACTAGAAAAAGGAATTTCTTTTGAATTAGCTAAATACAGAAAACAGCAAATTGCTGACGTTATTTATGATGTACATTTCAAAATTCCGAAGGAAAAAGAAAAGGCTATTGCTGCTATATTAGAAGTTAAATTTACCGTTATTGATTTAGAAAATGATGTTTACTTAGATTTTAACGAGGATGCTTCTAAGTTGAAATCTATAAAAGTAAACGGAGAAATATCCGAAATAAATCATCAGAAGGAACACGTTATTATTGATAAAAAACGATTAAGTCTAGGTGAAAATACAATAGAAATATTATTTGAAGCAGGAGAAAAATCACTCAATAGAAATGAAGAATTTTTATATACTTTACTAGTTCCGGATAGAGCAAGTACGTTATTTCCTTGTTTTGATCAGCCAGATATAAAAGCTAAGTACAATTTAAAAATTACTGCTCCAAAAGATTGGCAAGTTCTTGCTAGTGGTTTTGAAGAAAGTAGTGTAGAGCTTGATGGTTTTACAGAACATACTTTTGCAACGTCAGATTTAATGAGTACTTATTTATTTTCTTTTGTTACAGGTAAATTTACATCAGCAACTAAAAATCCTGGAGCATTTGATATGCGTTTTTTATACAGAGAAAACGACGCGGAAAAGATAAGTGAAAGTGTAGATGAGGTATTTCAAATTCATCAGAAATCGATCGATTTTTTAGAAGAATTTACACAGGTTAAATTTCCATTTCAAAAAATGGATTTTGCTGCAATTCCGCCTTTTCAATATGGAGGAATGGAACATGTTGGTGCTATACAATACAGACAATCGTCTTTGTTTTTAGATAAGAATGCCACTCAAAAGCAAAAAATAAGCAGAGCAAAGTTAATTGCACATGAAACCTCGCACATGTGGTTTGGAGATTTGGTAACCATGCGATGGTTTAATGATGTTTGGATGAAAGAGGTGTTTGCTAATTTTATGGCAGATAAAATTATGAATCCTGTTTTTCCGGAAGTAAATCACGAACTTAATTTTATGATGACGCATTATCCAAATGCCTATTCTGAAGATAGAACAAAAGGAACAAACGCCATTCGACAGTATTTAGGAAACTTAAAAGATGCAGGTTCTTTATACGGAAGAATTATTTACAACAAAGCGCCAATTATGATGCGTCAGTTAGAAGCTTTATTAGGAGAGGAGGCTTTTAAAGAGGGAGTTCAAGAATACATAAAAAAGTATCAGAATTCTAATGCAGATTGGAATGAGTTGGTTGCTATTTTAGATAACAAGTCGCCAGGAAATATAAAAAATTGGTCTGATGTTTGGGTGAATTCATCTGGAAGACCTGTTTTTTATGAAGAAATAGAATTGAATGATAAAGGAAACGTCAGTAAATTTATAATTCATCAAAAAGCAGAAGATGGTTCTAATAAAGTTTGGACACAATCTTTTAAAATTAAATTGATTGATAAAAGAGGGTATGAGAAAATTATCAACCTTAAGAATATGGGGAAATCTTTTGATATTACATCAGCAACAAAAGATTTTAAACCCGGACAAGTTTTGTACAATACAAACGGGTTTGGTTATGGTGTTTTTCCTATTTACAAGAAAGAAGTTGATACTTATCAGCATCTAAATGATGAAGTTTCTAGAGGGTCTCAATACATTAATTTATATGAAAATATGTTGATAGGAGAGGTTACTCCGTTAGAAACCTTTCAAGTGTATACTTCAGCAATTAAAGTTGAAAAAAATGAGTTGATTACCAATTATTTGTCAGGGAGAATTCAAACAATATTTTGGTCATTTTTAACAGAAGAGGAGCAAAATGAGGTGCAGCAAAAAGTAGAAAAAGAGGTTTTAGGATTGTTAGAAAGTAATGTGTCAAAAAATATAAAAAGAACGCTGTTTGGCTTGTATCAATCGGTAGCTATTTCTGAAAGAGGAAAAGAAACTTTATATAAAATTTGGAATAAAGATAAGGAGATTAATAACTTATTTTTAAATGAAAGCGACTTTAGTTCTTTGGCAATGACATTAGCTGTTTTAGAACATGCAAAAGCAATAGGGATTTTACAAGAACAGCAAACTAGAATATCTAACAACGATAGATTAGATCGTTTTAAATGGCTGTTACCTTCGTTATCTGCAGATGTACAAGTAAGAGATGCTTTTATGACATCACTTTTAGAAAAAGAAAATAGAGAAAACGAGTCTTGGGTAGAAGCAGGCTTAAAGAATATTCATCATCCGTTAAGACAAAAAGAAGCAACAAAACATTTAAAATCGGTTTTAGAAACATTAGAAGAAGTGCAATTAACAGGTGATATCTTTTTTCCTAAAGGATGGTTAGCTAGTTCCATTGGTCAATATTCTTCTAAAGAAGCAAAAGTTGTGTTAGATCCATTTTTAGAGGAACATCCAGATTACAATGCTATCTTATTAAAGAAGTTATTACAAACTACAGATAATTTAACCAGAGCTCAAAATATTAAAAAATAA
- the trxA gene encoding thioredoxin codes for MALEITDANFDELVLKSDKPVLVDFWAAWCGPCRMVGPIVDEIHTEYEGKAVVGKVDVDANQEFAAKYGVRNIPTVLIFKNGEVVDKQVGVAPKNVYTGKIDAAI; via the coding sequence ATGGCATTAGAAATTACAGACGCAAACTTTGACGAATTAGTATTAAAATCTGACAAACCAGTATTAGTAGATTTTTGGGCAGCTTGGTGTGGACCATGTAGAATGGTAGGACCAATTGTTGATGAAATTCATACTGAATATGAAGGAAAAGCCGTAGTTGGTAAAGTAGATGTTGATGCTAACCAAGAATTTGCAGCAAAATACGGAGTACGTAACATACCAACTGTTTTAATCTTTAAGAACGGAGAAGTTGTAGACAAACAAGTAGGTGTTGCTCCTAAAAATGTGTATACAGGAAAAATCGATGCAGCTATATAA
- the metF gene encoding methylenetetrahydrofolate reductase [NAD(P)H], with protein sequence MKVTDHIKNANGKTLFSFEVIPPQKGKNIQDLYNNIDPLMEFNPPFIDVTTSREEYVYVDKGNGLLDKRITRMRPGTVGICASIMHKYQVDAIPHLLCGGFTKEETEYVLVDCHYLGLDNVVALRGDARKDESYFKATQGGNAFASDLVQQISDLNKGKYLHDDIKVEHNYDFCVGVAGYPEKHMESPSLNTDLKRLKQKVDAGADYVVTQMFFDNNKYFEFVKKAREIGITVPIIPGIKPLAVKRHLQVLPQVFKIDLPEDLIDAVEGCKDNKAVRQVGIEFAIQQSKELKEAGVPFLHYYSMGKSDNIHAIASKLF encoded by the coding sequence ATGAAAGTTACAGATCACATTAAAAATGCAAATGGTAAAACATTATTTTCTTTTGAAGTAATACCACCTCAGAAGGGAAAAAATATTCAAGATTTATACAACAATATAGATCCTTTAATGGAGTTTAATCCACCTTTTATAGACGTAACAACTTCTAGAGAAGAATATGTTTATGTAGATAAAGGAAATGGACTTTTAGACAAGAGAATTACTAGAATGCGCCCAGGAACGGTAGGTATTTGTGCGTCTATTATGCATAAATATCAGGTAGATGCAATTCCGCATTTATTGTGTGGAGGTTTTACCAAAGAAGAAACCGAGTACGTTTTGGTAGATTGCCATTATTTAGGATTGGATAACGTGGTTGCTCTAAGAGGAGATGCTAGAAAAGATGAATCTTATTTTAAAGCAACCCAAGGAGGTAATGCTTTTGCGAGCGATTTGGTACAACAAATATCTGATTTAAATAAAGGGAAATATTTACATGATGATATTAAAGTAGAGCATAATTATGATTTTTGCGTGGGTGTTGCAGGATATCCGGAAAAACACATGGAATCTCCGTCTTTAAATACAGATTTAAAACGTTTAAAGCAAAAGGTTGATGCAGGTGCAGATTATGTGGTAACGCAAATGTTTTTTGATAATAATAAATATTTCGAGTTTGTTAAAAAAGCTAGAGAAATAGGAATTACAGTGCCAATTATACCAGGAATTAAACCACTTGCTGTAAAAAGACATTTACAGGTTTTACCACAAGTTTTTAAAATTGATTTACCAGAAGATTTAATTGATGCTGTAGAAGGTTGTAAAGATAATAAAGCAGTAAGACAGGTTGGTATTGAGTTTGCTATTCAGCAATCTAAGGAGTTAAAAGAAGCAGGCGTGCCATTTTTACACTATTATTCTATGGGTAAAAGTGATAATATACATGCAATTGCATCTAAATTATTTTAA
- the metH gene encoding methionine synthase, which translates to MKVKQTKYMRLSGLEPLVLNENSNFINVGERTNVAGSRKFLRLIKNEQFDEALDIARHQVDGGAQIIDINFDDGLIDGKQAMVRFLNLIAAEPDICRVPIMIDSSKWEIIEAGLQVVQGKCVVNSISLKEGKEKFIWEAKQIKRYGAAVIVMAFDAEGQADNYDRRIEIAKKSYDILVDEVGFPSEDIIFDLNIFPVATGMDEHRRNAIDFIEATRWVRENLPNASVSGGVSNVSFSFRGNDGVREAMHSVFLYYAIQAGMNIGIVNPALLEVYDNIPKDLLERVEDVILDRREDATERLLDFADTVKGSKVEKTVDLSWRENPLQDRITHALVKGIDAFIIEDIEQARQEATSPIEVIEGHLMIGMNVVGDLFGAGKMFLPQVVKSARVMKKAVGYLNPFIEAEKGDKQEPVGKILMATVKGDVHDIGKNIVSVVLACNNYEIVDLGVMVPPEKIIEMAISERVDAIGLSGLITPSLDEMVYLAKEMQRKNFVLPLLIGGATTSKAHTAVKIDTQYTNAVVHVNDASRAVTVVGDLLNKKTSHEYVAKMKKDYDEFRTKFLKRGKEKSYISLKEARKRKYKIDWETSEIVKPNELGIQTLEQLSLKELLPFIDWSPFFRSWDLHGKFPAILKDEVVGEQATIMYDEAQAMIKEIIAKQLLKPKAVFGLFEANTINDDDIAVKKKGGEEFIFRTLRQQLKKREGIPNHALSDFIAPKETGRTDYIGSFCVGIFGAQELAESYKAKEDDYNAIMAQAIADRFAEAMAEYLHKQVRTKHWGSDSDEGLTNDDLIKESYKGIRPAPGYPACPDHLEKETIWDLLKVEENIGVTLTESMAMWPAAAVSGYYFANKEAKYFGLGKITDDQVTDYSTRKGITKEKARKWLHPTLAEE; encoded by the coding sequence ATGAAAGTGAAACAAACAAAATATATGCGTTTATCAGGATTAGAACCTCTAGTCTTGAATGAAAATAGCAATTTTATCAATGTAGGAGAACGTACAAATGTTGCAGGTTCTCGTAAGTTTTTACGATTGATAAAAAACGAGCAATTTGATGAAGCTTTAGATATTGCAAGACATCAAGTAGATGGTGGCGCACAAATTATAGATATTAATTTTGATGACGGTTTAATTGACGGGAAACAAGCCATGGTTCGTTTTTTAAATTTAATTGCAGCAGAACCAGATATTTGTAGAGTGCCAATTATGATTGATAGCTCTAAGTGGGAGATCATAGAAGCAGGTTTACAAGTTGTTCAAGGAAAATGCGTTGTAAACTCAATTTCACTTAAAGAAGGAAAAGAAAAATTTATTTGGGAAGCAAAACAAATAAAACGATATGGTGCTGCTGTAATTGTAATGGCTTTTGATGCCGAAGGACAAGCAGATAACTATGATCGTAGAATTGAAATTGCTAAAAAATCGTATGATATTCTAGTAGATGAAGTTGGTTTTCCTAGTGAAGATATTATTTTCGATTTAAATATATTTCCTGTTGCAACAGGAATGGATGAGCACAGAAGAAATGCCATCGATTTTATTGAAGCTACACGTTGGGTAAGAGAAAATTTACCAAACGCAAGTGTTAGTGGAGGTGTTAGTAACGTGTCGTTTTCTTTTAGGGGAAATGACGGAGTTAGAGAGGCAATGCATTCAGTGTTTTTATATTATGCGATTCAGGCAGGTATGAACATAGGAATTGTAAATCCTGCACTTTTAGAAGTGTATGATAATATTCCGAAAGATTTATTAGAACGCGTAGAAGATGTGATTCTTGATAGAAGAGAAGATGCAACGGAGCGTTTATTAGATTTTGCTGATACAGTAAAAGGTTCTAAAGTAGAAAAAACGGTAGATTTATCCTGGAGAGAAAACCCTTTACAAGATAGAATTACACATGCTTTGGTAAAAGGAATTGATGCTTTTATTATTGAAGATATAGAACAAGCAAGACAAGAAGCAACCTCGCCAATAGAAGTAATTGAAGGTCATTTAATGATTGGAATGAATGTGGTTGGAGATTTATTTGGAGCAGGAAAAATGTTTTTGCCGCAAGTAGTAAAATCTGCACGTGTAATGAAAAAAGCGGTAGGTTATTTAAATCCGTTTATTGAAGCAGAAAAAGGAGACAAGCAAGAGCCTGTTGGTAAAATATTAATGGCGACTGTAAAAGGTGACGTGCATGATATTGGTAAGAATATTGTGAGTGTTGTTTTAGCGTGTAATAACTACGAAATTGTAGATTTAGGCGTAATGGTTCCACCAGAAAAAATTATTGAAATGGCTATTAGCGAACGTGTAGACGCTATTGGTTTGTCTGGTTTAATTACACCCTCTTTAGATGAAATGGTGTATTTAGCAAAAGAAATGCAACGTAAGAATTTTGTGTTGCCTTTGTTAATTGGTGGTGCAACAACCTCTAAAGCGCACACTGCAGTAAAAATTGATACGCAATATACAAATGCGGTGGTGCATGTAAATGATGCTTCTAGAGCAGTAACTGTTGTAGGTGATTTATTAAATAAGAAAACATCTCATGAGTACGTTGCTAAAATGAAAAAAGATTATGATGAATTTAGAACTAAGTTTTTAAAACGAGGTAAAGAAAAATCATACATTTCATTAAAAGAAGCACGTAAGCGTAAATATAAAATAGATTGGGAAACGTCTGAAATTGTAAAGCCTAATGAATTAGGTATTCAGACTTTAGAACAATTAAGTTTAAAAGAATTATTACCTTTTATAGATTGGAGTCCGTTTTTTAGAAGTTGGGATTTACATGGTAAGTTTCCAGCTATTTTAAAGGATGAGGTTGTTGGTGAGCAAGCTACTATTATGTATGATGAAGCTCAGGCAATGATTAAAGAAATTATTGCGAAACAATTGTTAAAACCAAAAGCTGTTTTTGGTTTGTTTGAGGCAAATACTATAAATGACGATGATATAGCTGTAAAGAAAAAAGGAGGAGAAGAATTTATTTTTAGAACTTTACGTCAGCAATTAAAGAAGAGAGAAGGAATTCCGAATCATGCGTTATCAGATTTTATTGCACCAAAAGAAACTGGTAGAACAGATTATATAGGATCATTTTGTGTAGGGATTTTTGGAGCACAAGAATTAGCAGAAAGCTATAAGGCAAAAGAAGACGATTACAATGCAATTATGGCGCAAGCTATTGCAGACCGTTTTGCAGAAGCTATGGCAGAATATCTGCACAAACAAGTTAGAACGAAACATTGGGGTTCTGATTCAGATGAAGGTTTAACAAATGATGATCTAATAAAAGAAAGTTACAAAGGGATACGTCCTGCACCAGGATATCCTGCGTGTCCAGATCATTTAGAAAAAGAAACCATTTGGGATTTGCTTAAAGTGGAAGAAAATATTGGTGTTACATTAACAGAAAGTATGGCAATGTGGCCAGCGGCAGCAGTATCTGGATATTATTTTGCAAACAAAGAAGCTAAATATTTTGGTTTGGGTAAAATTACAGATGATCAGGTAACAGATTATTCAACAAGAAAAGGAATTACAAAGGAGAAAGCTAGAAAATGGTTGCATCCAACACTTGCTGAAGAATAA
- a CDS encoding antibiotic biosynthesis monooxygenase family protein codes for MILEVAILNIKVGLSKDFEFNFKKAEKIISSMKGYSSHQLKKCVEQDDKYILLVSWQTIEDHEVGFRKSDEYEQWKELLHHFYEPFPIVEHYI; via the coding sequence GTGATTCTAGAAGTAGCCATTTTAAACATAAAAGTAGGCCTTTCAAAAGATTTTGAGTTTAATTTTAAGAAGGCAGAAAAGATTATTTCTTCTATGAAAGGATATAGCTCTCATCAATTAAAGAAATGTGTTGAACAAGATGACAAATATATTTTATTGGTCAGTTGGCAAACAATAGAGGATCACGAGGTTGGATTTAGAAAATCTGATGAATATGAACAATGGAAAGAATTATTGCATCATTTTTATGAACCATTTCCAATAGTAGAACATTACATATAA